The genomic DNA ACCATCGAAACAGGAGCGACAGCCGCGCTCGCAGGTGGCTTCACAACCGTTGCCGATCTTCCTGACACCTTTCCTGTGGTTGACAGCCGAGCCTCAGCCGAGTTCGTGGTGAGGCAATCGGACCGAGCTGCCCAATGCCGAGTCGTGCCCATTGGAGCAGTCACGAAAAATCATGCGGGCGAAGAGCTGGCAGAGATCGGCCAGTTGATCGATGGCGGAGCCATCGCCTTCTCTGACGGGAAGCGTCCGATTTCGAATCCTGAAATCATGCGTCGCGCCTTGCAATACACAAGCATGTGGAATCGCGCAATTCTCAACCACGCGCAGGTTCCAGAACTCGTGCAGGGAGGGCAGATGCACGAAGGGTTCCAGTCGACAGTCTTAGGGCTGCGTGGGATGCCGGCAGCTGCAGAAGAGATCATGGTGCGGCGCGATATCGCACTCGCAGAGACCTCGAACGGCCGCGTTCACATCATGTCGATCTCTTCGAAACGAAGTGTTGAAGAAATCCGACAGGCGATTTCGCGAGGAATTCAGGTCTCCGCCGATGTCTCTCCACATCACCTGCTCCTCACAGATGAGTGCTTAGTTGACTACGACACCAACTACAAAGTCGATCCTCCAATCCGCACAGAAGAGCATCGCCAGGCGCTCATCGAAGGCCTTGCCGACGGCACAATCAGCTGCATTTCTTCGGATCATCAACCTCTTTCCGAAGAGAAAAAGAGCCTCGAGATCGACCAAGCTCCCTTTGGAATTGCGGGTCTGGAAACACTTCTTCCATTATGCGTCAAGACTCTGATCGAGCCGGGACACCTCACCTGGTCGCAGTTGATTTGCAAATTGACCCATGGACCTGCCACACTTCTAGGACTCGATGCGGGTACAATTCGGCCGGGGTCAGTCGCGGATGTCACCATCATCGCTCCCGATGAGACATGGTCAATCAGAACCGACCAGTTCCAATCCAAAAGCCGAAACAATCCTTTCGATGACATGGTTGTCACCGGGCGAGTAAAATACACCATTGTGGATGGTGAAGTTCGCTTCCAATGCCGAGATGCGGAATTGATTCGTT from Thalassoglobus polymorphus includes the following:
- a CDS encoding dihydroorotase, translated to MSSLRIKNGRVIDPSNHLDAQQDLLIIDGLVVDEKEFGADFAADREIDATGMIVCPGLIDCHVSFREPGFEEDETIETGATAALAGGFTTVADLPDTFPVVDSRASAEFVVRQSDRAAQCRVVPIGAVTKNHAGEELAEIGQLIDGGAIAFSDGKRPISNPEIMRRALQYTSMWNRAILNHAQVPELVQGGQMHEGFQSTVLGLRGMPAAAEEIMVRRDIALAETSNGRVHIMSISSKRSVEEIRQAISRGIQVSADVSPHHLLLTDECLVDYDTNYKVDPPIRTEEHRQALIEGLADGTISCISSDHQPLSEEKKSLEIDQAPFGIAGLETLLPLCVKTLIEPGHLTWSQLICKLTHGPATLLGLDAGTIRPGSVADVTIIAPDETWSIRTDQFQSKSRNNPFDDMVVTGRVKYTIVDGEVRFQCRDAELIRSNKI